The following are encoded in a window of Paenibacillus polymyxa genomic DNA:
- the spoVE gene encoding stage V sporulation protein E: MKQSRPAPDLWLFVCIVSLLAIGMVMVYSAGAVLAFHEYGDSYYFVKRQLLFAGLGLVAMYFTARTDYRIWQKYAKVVLLICLALLVAVLIPGIGVVRGGARSWLGISSFGIQPSEFMKLGMILFLARWLSRPDYDISSFTRGLLPPLGLMGLAFGLIMLQPDLGTGTVMMGASMLIVFTAGARMKHLGLLALSGAAGFAALIAAAPYRLQRITAFLDPWSDPLGAGYQIIQSLYAIGPGGLAGLGLGMSRQKYSYVPEPQTDFIFSILAEELGFIGGMTVLGLFLVLVWRGMRVAITIPDTYGSLLAVGIVAMVAVQVVINIGVVIGLMPVTGITLPLISYGGSSLTLMLTALGILLNLSRYAR, translated from the coding sequence ATGAAGCAGTCTCGTCCAGCGCCGGATCTATGGCTTTTCGTTTGTATTGTAAGCTTATTAGCCATCGGCATGGTTATGGTATACAGTGCGGGCGCCGTCCTCGCTTTTCACGAGTACGGGGACTCCTACTATTTTGTAAAGCGGCAATTGCTGTTTGCAGGGCTCGGCCTTGTAGCGATGTACTTTACTGCCAGAACGGACTACCGGATCTGGCAGAAATATGCCAAGGTCGTGTTGTTGATCTGTCTAGCGCTGCTGGTTGCCGTATTAATTCCCGGCATTGGTGTAGTAAGAGGAGGGGCACGAAGCTGGCTCGGTATTAGCTCTTTCGGCATTCAGCCTTCCGAGTTTATGAAGCTGGGTATGATTCTTTTTCTCGCTCGTTGGCTCAGTCGTCCTGACTATGATATTAGCTCTTTTACGCGCGGCCTGTTGCCCCCGCTTGGACTTATGGGACTGGCTTTTGGGCTTATTATGCTCCAGCCCGATTTGGGCACAGGCACGGTAATGATGGGAGCGTCCATGCTCATCGTATTTACGGCAGGCGCGCGTATGAAGCATCTCGGTCTGCTGGCTCTGTCGGGAGCAGCAGGGTTTGCTGCACTGATTGCAGCCGCGCCTTATCGACTCCAGCGCATCACCGCTTTTCTGGACCCTTGGTCCGATCCGCTTGGCGCAGGCTATCAAATTATTCAATCGCTGTATGCGATTGGTCCTGGCGGGCTGGCGGGCTTGGGACTCGGCATGAGTCGACAAAAATATAGTTACGTTCCTGAGCCGCAAACTGATTTTATTTTTTCCATTTTGGCGGAGGAGCTTGGCTTTATCGGTGGAATGACGGTGCTGGGGCTCTTTTTGGTTCTCGTATGGAGAGGAATGCGTGTCGCTATAACTATTCCGGATACCTATGGCAGTTTGCTTGCGGTGGGTATTGTCGCAATGGTCGCCGTACAGGTCGTCATTAATATTGGTGTCGTTATCGGTTTAATGCCGGTGACAGGAATAACACTGCCCTTAATCAGCTATGGAGGTTCTTCTCTGACCTTAATGCTAACAGCTCTGGGCATTTTACTAAATTTATCACGTTATGCGAGGTGA
- the murD gene encoding UDP-N-acetylmuramoyl-L-alanine--D-glutamate ligase: protein MNHPDAYRDQEVVIIGLAKSGVQVAKVLHQAGAKLTVNDKKDREQCPEASELEALGISVLCGGHPEGLIHPGVKLVVKNPGIPYTAPPVQKAVELGIEVVTEVEVAYHLCKAPIIGITGSNGKTTTTTWVGKLLEASGMNPIVAGNIGTPVCEAAVDAKSDEWMVVELSSFQLKGTKDFKPTVACLLNVAETHLDYHGGMEDYVASKARLFANQTAADTAVVNWDDPVCRELVPYIKAKLLPFSMTERLQEGLFADPPYIPDVTDDIERSIVYRDGNGVLHPIIGVAEIGLPGRFNVENALAACAIAIAAGAEPANLAEPLSIFRGVEHRLEYVLEHAGVAYYNNSKATNSKATMMALSSFKQPIVLIAGGLDRGSDYTELVPSLQEGVKAVVLLGETRHKLAQRAHQAGIEHVKVVDNGEDAAATLVEAVNKAAEFAETGDVVLLSPACASWDMFRSYEERGRIFKEAAHKL, encoded by the coding sequence ATGAACCATCCAGACGCATACAGAGATCAGGAAGTCGTCATTATCGGTCTGGCTAAAAGCGGCGTGCAAGTTGCCAAGGTGCTGCACCAGGCTGGAGCCAAGCTGACAGTCAATGATAAAAAGGATAGGGAACAATGTCCCGAAGCTTCTGAATTAGAGGCTTTGGGAATTTCCGTTTTATGTGGGGGTCACCCAGAGGGGCTAATTCATCCTGGAGTGAAGCTGGTTGTCAAAAATCCAGGGATTCCTTATACGGCCCCTCCCGTACAGAAAGCTGTCGAGCTCGGCATTGAGGTCGTGACCGAGGTTGAGGTCGCCTACCATCTATGTAAAGCTCCGATCATCGGAATTACTGGCTCCAACGGAAAGACGACCACGACCACTTGGGTAGGCAAGCTGTTGGAAGCATCCGGCATGAATCCAATCGTGGCTGGTAATATCGGTACCCCTGTATGTGAGGCGGCTGTGGATGCCAAGTCGGACGAGTGGATGGTTGTGGAGCTGAGCAGCTTTCAGTTAAAAGGAACAAAAGATTTCAAGCCCACTGTGGCCTGCCTGCTCAATGTAGCTGAGACCCATTTGGACTACCACGGAGGCATGGAGGACTACGTTGCATCAAAGGCGCGTCTATTTGCCAATCAAACGGCAGCGGATACCGCGGTGGTGAACTGGGATGACCCCGTCTGCCGGGAGCTCGTACCCTATATAAAAGCGAAGCTGCTTCCGTTCTCTATGACAGAACGTTTGCAGGAAGGGTTGTTCGCTGACCCGCCATACATACCGGATGTGACGGATGATATTGAACGTAGCATCGTATACCGCGATGGAAATGGTGTGCTGCATCCCATTATAGGCGTAGCTGAGATTGGACTTCCGGGTCGTTTTAACGTAGAAAATGCTCTTGCTGCTTGCGCAATCGCCATTGCTGCAGGCGCAGAACCAGCAAATTTGGCGGAACCATTAAGTATTTTTCGCGGCGTCGAACATCGGCTTGAATATGTTTTAGAACACGCTGGTGTAGCTTATTACAATAACTCCAAAGCAACCAATTCGAAAGCAACAATGATGGCCTTATCTTCCTTTAAGCAACCGATTGTACTCATTGCCGGAGGATTGGATCGCGGCTCTGATTATACAGAGCTCGTACCTTCCTTGCAGGAAGGTGTGAAAGCCGTTGTGCTCTTGGGTGAGACACGGCATAAGCTGGCTCAGCGGGCCCATCAGGCTGGAATAGAGCATGTCAAGGTCGTCGATAATGGGGAGGATGCCGCCGCTACGCTCGTGGAGGCTGTGAACAAGGCTGCTGAATTTGCTGAGACGGGAGATGTAGTATTACTCTCACCCGCCTGTGCAAGCTGGGATATGTTCCGATCCTATGAAGAGCGTGGACGTATTTTTAAAGAGGCGGCGCATAAATTGTAA
- the mraY gene encoding phospho-N-acetylmuramoyl-pentapeptide-transferase encodes MDIQLLLLTIVVSFILAVIAAPLLIPLLRRMKFGQQVRDDGPKSHLKKIGTPTMGGIVILVAFTLTFLKFSAIKNTDFYVLLVATLGFGLIGFLDDYIKIVFKRSLGLTARQKLFGQLLFGAIMCWLLLNNDHSTAIGIPGTSWSFDWGGWFYYPFIIIMMLAISNAVNFTDGLDGLLSGTSAIAFAAYAIVAIQATSLPAAVCSAAMIGAVLGFLVYNAHPAKVFMGDTGSLGIGGAIGAIAIVTKSEILFLIIGGVFVIEMLSVVLQVASFKTRGKRIFKMSPIHHHFELSGWSEWRVVITFWAVGLLLAGLGLYLNKGL; translated from the coding sequence ATGGATATTCAATTATTACTGCTGACGATCGTCGTATCGTTTATACTGGCGGTCATTGCCGCTCCACTGCTCATTCCGCTGCTGCGGCGAATGAAATTCGGCCAGCAGGTCCGGGATGACGGGCCAAAAAGCCATCTTAAAAAGATAGGTACGCCTACAATGGGCGGTATCGTGATTCTGGTGGCTTTTACGCTGACCTTTCTTAAGTTTTCAGCTATCAAAAATACGGACTTTTACGTTCTGTTGGTTGCTACGCTCGGTTTTGGGCTGATCGGCTTTTTGGACGACTATATCAAAATTGTATTCAAACGCTCGTTAGGTCTGACGGCGCGTCAAAAGCTGTTTGGGCAATTGTTGTTTGGCGCGATTATGTGCTGGCTTCTGCTTAACAATGATCATAGTACTGCGATCGGCATCCCTGGAACGTCATGGTCATTTGATTGGGGTGGCTGGTTTTATTATCCGTTCATCATTATCATGATGCTGGCGATTAGCAATGCTGTCAATTTCACGGATGGGCTGGACGGGCTGCTGTCCGGTACAAGTGCCATTGCCTTTGCTGCTTATGCCATTGTCGCGATTCAGGCAACCTCGCTTCCGGCAGCAGTATGCTCAGCGGCTATGATTGGCGCTGTACTCGGATTTCTCGTATATAATGCTCATCCAGCCAAGGTGTTTATGGGTGATACAGGCTCGCTGGGAATTGGCGGCGCCATAGGTGCCATTGCCATTGTTACGAAAAGCGAAATTTTGTTTCTCATTATCGGTGGTGTATTCGTAATTGAAATGCTGTCCGTAGTCTTGCAAGTAGCTTCCTTTAAAACACGTGGCAAGCGTATTTTCAAAATGAGCCCAATTCATCATCACTTCGAGCTGTCCGGCTGGTCCGAATGGCGCGTAGTTATTACATTCTGGGCTGTAGGACTGCTGTTGGCAGGACTTGGACTTTATCTCAACAAGGGGTTGTAG
- a CDS encoding UDP-N-acetylmuramoyl-tripeptide--D-alanyl-D-alanine ligase — MKRTIGQIASMCGGTLHGEADAEQMVEGVFTDSRRPQSQGLFVPLVGERFDGHNYVQQIVSEAGAAAFLWQKDHGAPPAENAIEVEDTLEALQHLAAAYLREIGVSVVGITGSNGKTTTKDIVNALLGTTFKVHKTEGNYNNHIGLPLTVLSMPQDTDILILEMGMSGRGEIRLLANIAQPDVAIITNIGESHLLQLGSRTEIARAKLEITSGLKPGGLLIYNGDEPLLSQVLAESETVKPEGLKLFTFGLATGNDDYPTEITSDGEGSLFITAQSGKEAFRLPLLGQHNVVNGLAALAVARHFNVDADHIRKGLSSLKLTGMRIEVVNCPNGLTVLNDAYNASPASMKAAIQTLSAYKTDGRKVAVLGDMLELGPEEKQFHEEIGIFAAKHDVEVLYTYGALGTSIAQGAQGLMPTANVHAYTDKQELIQHLQVHLHANDIVLVKASRGMRLEEIVDTLKNGPLQNRC, encoded by the coding sequence ATGAAAAGAACAATCGGTCAGATTGCATCTATGTGTGGAGGAACACTTCACGGAGAAGCGGACGCCGAACAGATGGTCGAAGGCGTTTTTACAGATTCTCGCAGGCCGCAGAGCCAAGGGCTGTTTGTTCCACTCGTGGGCGAACGGTTTGATGGACATAATTATGTGCAGCAGATCGTAAGTGAGGCAGGTGCAGCTGCGTTTTTATGGCAAAAGGATCATGGAGCACCTCCGGCTGAGAACGCTATTGAGGTAGAGGATACGCTAGAAGCCCTTCAGCATCTAGCAGCTGCATACTTACGCGAAATTGGCGTTTCTGTCGTTGGGATCACGGGAAGCAACGGCAAGACGACAACGAAAGACATCGTAAACGCTCTGCTGGGCACGACTTTTAAAGTACACAAAACCGAAGGAAATTATAACAATCATATCGGTTTGCCTTTAACTGTACTTTCCATGCCGCAGGATACAGATATTCTCATTCTGGAGATGGGCATGAGTGGGCGCGGAGAGATTCGTCTGCTGGCTAATATCGCCCAACCAGATGTAGCTATCATAACGAACATAGGCGAATCGCACTTGCTGCAGCTTGGTTCTCGAACGGAAATCGCTCGTGCAAAGTTGGAGATTACAAGTGGCCTTAAGCCTGGTGGTTTGCTGATCTACAATGGGGATGAACCACTGCTTTCACAAGTGTTGGCGGAGTCTGAAACGGTCAAGCCTGAAGGTTTAAAATTGTTTACGTTCGGGCTAGCTACAGGAAACGATGACTATCCGACTGAAATCACTTCGGATGGAGAAGGTAGCTTATTCATAACAGCCCAATCTGGCAAAGAGGCTTTCCGGCTTCCCTTGCTTGGACAGCACAATGTTGTAAATGGTTTGGCAGCACTGGCGGTAGCGCGTCATTTCAATGTCGATGCAGACCATATACGTAAAGGGTTGTCGTCTTTAAAACTGACGGGCATGCGCATTGAGGTCGTGAACTGTCCTAATGGACTTACCGTGCTAAACGACGCTTATAATGCCAGCCCGGCTTCAATGAAGGCTGCCATTCAGACGTTGTCTGCATATAAAACGGACGGACGTAAAGTCGCCGTACTTGGTGACATGCTGGAGCTGGGACCTGAGGAAAAGCAATTCCATGAGGAGATTGGAATTTTTGCGGCAAAGCACGACGTAGAGGTACTGTATACCTACGGTGCGTTAGGCACTTCGATTGCGCAGGGTGCGCAAGGGTTGATGCCAACTGCTAACGTGCACGCTTATACAGATAAGCAAGAGCTGATCCAGCATTTGCAGGTTCATCTCCACGCCAATGATATCGTGCTGGTTAAGGCATCCAGAGGGATGCGGCTAGAAGAAATTGTGGATACGCTGAAAAACGGTCCGCTACAGAACCGATGTTGA
- a CDS encoding UDP-N-acetylmuramoyl-L-alanyl-D-glutamate--2,6-diaminopimelate ligase has translation MQLQQLASLLAVSRVVGDGTVDCRGIGADSRRVQQGDLFLCLPGFTVDGHDYAEQAIASGAAALVVERELDVPVPQLVVKDARHAMAVLADYMFDSPSRRMRMIGITGTNGKTTITYLIEKIMKDAGVNTGLIGTIQMRYGGQSYPMSGTTPEAVELQRYLGNMAEQGVQCCVMEVSSHALEQGRVKGTDFRTAIFTNLTQDHLDYHNTMEEYRAAKGLLFSRLGNAFSRDASDSKYAVLNADDPASSYLQAQTAAQVITYGVEKESDVQASRITIGSKGTSFHVSTFKGDTDIELRMVGKFNVYNALAAITAALLEGISLVDIKRSLESIAGVDGRVEPVDAGQPFAVIVDYAHTPDGLENVLRTVKEFAVGKVWCVFGCGGDRDRTKRPLMGKIAARYSDHSFITSDNPRTEDPKVILKDIEQGLIDEGVPAERYELIVDRRTAIHKAVEMASPDDVVLIAGKGHETYQLIGKTVHEFDDRIVAKEAIRGLSK, from the coding sequence ATGCAGCTTCAACAATTGGCTTCACTGCTGGCCGTCTCCCGTGTGGTGGGTGACGGTACAGTGGATTGCCGAGGAATCGGGGCGGATTCACGTCGAGTGCAACAGGGAGATTTATTTCTATGTTTGCCAGGTTTTACAGTGGACGGACATGACTATGCTGAGCAGGCAATTGCGTCCGGGGCGGCAGCTTTGGTCGTTGAACGGGAACTGGATGTACCTGTTCCGCAGCTTGTAGTTAAGGATGCACGACATGCCATGGCGGTTTTGGCGGATTATATGTTTGATTCACCGAGCCGACGTATGCGCATGATCGGCATAACCGGAACCAACGGTAAAACAACGATAACTTATCTGATTGAAAAGATCATGAAGGATGCCGGGGTGAACACCGGACTGATTGGTACGATTCAAATGCGTTACGGAGGTCAGTCTTACCCAATGTCTGGCACTACGCCCGAAGCGGTGGAACTGCAACGTTATCTCGGAAATATGGCAGAGCAGGGGGTTCAATGCTGTGTCATGGAAGTATCCTCACATGCGTTGGAGCAAGGCCGCGTCAAAGGAACTGATTTTCGCACCGCTATATTTACAAACCTGACGCAGGACCACCTGGACTACCACAACACAATGGAGGAGTACCGTGCTGCAAAAGGACTTTTGTTCTCTAGGTTGGGAAATGCTTTCTCGCGGGATGCATCAGATAGCAAATATGCTGTTCTGAATGCAGACGATCCGGCTTCTTCCTATTTGCAGGCTCAAACTGCGGCCCAAGTGATTACATACGGCGTGGAAAAGGAGTCTGATGTGCAGGCATCTCGTATCACTATAGGTTCCAAGGGAACCTCCTTCCATGTGTCTACTTTTAAAGGAGATACCGATATTGAACTTCGAATGGTGGGCAAGTTCAATGTGTACAACGCACTGGCGGCCATTACCGCTGCTTTACTGGAAGGAATCTCGCTAGTGGATATCAAGCGCAGTCTAGAGTCTATCGCAGGCGTAGATGGGCGGGTAGAGCCTGTAGATGCGGGTCAGCCCTTTGCTGTTATTGTAGATTATGCCCATACACCGGACGGATTGGAAAATGTCCTTCGCACCGTAAAGGAATTTGCGGTCGGTAAAGTATGGTGTGTATTTGGATGCGGCGGTGACCGGGATCGTACAAAACGTCCGTTGATGGGGAAAATTGCTGCGCGTTACAGCGATCATTCGTTTATTACTTCCGATAATCCGCGAACAGAGGACCCGAAAGTGATTTTGAAAGACATCGAACAAGGGCTGATTGACGAAGGTGTACCCGCAGAACGATACGAATTGATCGTGGATCGCAGAACTGCAATTCATAAAGCTGTTGAAATGGCAAGCCCTGACGATGTAGTATTGATTGCGGGAAAAGGTCATGAGACTTACCAGTTGATCGGAAAAACGGTGCATGAATTCGATGACCGCATCGTAGCCAAAGAAGCGATAAGGGGTTTATCCAAGTGA
- a CDS encoding stage V sporulation protein D codes for MKKSNVTMRRRLVWGLMGLFVLFAALSIRLAYVQLGKGGELSAKAEDSWRRNIPFAAKRGEILDRQGTALTYNVSSPTVMAIPVQIKKPEETARRLAPLLDMSEDKVLKLITKRTASQKLQPGGRKITMEKAQQIRDLKLPGIVVAEDNKRYYPYGDLAAHILGFTGIDNQGLTGVEKQQNSKLRGIDGSIAYLSDAGGRLMPGSSEKYIEPKDGLNLQLTIDKSVQSIMERELDQAMVKFQAKSALSIAMNPKTGEILGMAGRPSYEPAQYKQYAPEIYNRNLPIWMTYEPGSTFKIITLAAALEEKKVNLKNDRFFDPGYIEVGGARLRCWKKGGHGSQTFLQVVENSCNPGFVTLGQRLGKETLFKYIRNFGFGSKTGIDMIGEGNGILFKLPQVGPVELATTAFGQGVSVTPIQQVTAVSAAINGGNLYKPHITKGWVQPGTGKVLEKVEPELVRRVISEETSRQVREALESVVAKGTGRPAFIEGYRVGGKTGTAQKVINGRYSSSEHIVSFIGFAPADDPQIVVYTAVDNPKGIQFGGVVAAPIVQNILKDALIALKIPPRTNQIAKEYKYGENPIETVPDLVGATAADLYEDMNMNFMLVKSGSGKTVVSQAPKPGSRLERGSTIRIYMGD; via the coding sequence TTGAAAAAATCTAACGTGACCATGCGGCGGAGGCTGGTATGGGGGCTAATGGGATTATTTGTACTGTTTGCGGCCTTGTCGATCCGGCTCGCCTATGTTCAATTGGGTAAAGGAGGCGAGCTCTCGGCCAAGGCTGAGGATTCGTGGCGCCGCAATATTCCATTTGCCGCCAAGCGTGGCGAAATTTTAGATCGGCAGGGTACGGCGCTGACCTATAATGTCAGTTCGCCGACAGTCATGGCGATACCAGTACAAATTAAGAAGCCGGAAGAAACGGCACGCAGGCTGGCGCCCTTGCTGGATATGAGTGAGGATAAAGTGCTCAAGCTGATTACCAAACGAACAGCAAGCCAAAAACTTCAGCCCGGCGGACGAAAAATTACGATGGAGAAAGCGCAGCAAATTCGTGATTTGAAGCTGCCGGGTATCGTTGTTGCTGAAGACAACAAACGTTATTATCCTTATGGTGATCTAGCGGCTCATATTCTTGGGTTTACAGGAATTGATAATCAAGGGTTGACAGGCGTAGAGAAGCAGCAAAACAGTAAGCTTCGGGGAATCGACGGAAGCATTGCGTATTTATCGGATGCAGGTGGTCGTCTAATGCCTGGTTCTTCTGAAAAATACATTGAACCGAAGGATGGACTGAATTTACAATTAACCATTGATAAGTCTGTGCAGTCCATTATGGAACGGGAACTTGACCAAGCCATGGTCAAATTTCAGGCGAAGTCCGCATTGTCTATAGCTATGAACCCTAAGACGGGTGAAATATTAGGCATGGCTGGACGACCAAGCTATGAGCCAGCGCAATACAAGCAATATGCGCCTGAAATCTATAATCGAAATCTGCCTATCTGGATGACATATGAACCTGGGTCTACTTTCAAAATTATTACACTGGCGGCTGCCTTGGAAGAAAAGAAGGTCAATCTCAAAAATGACCGTTTTTTTGATCCGGGATATATTGAAGTCGGTGGAGCACGACTGCGTTGCTGGAAGAAAGGCGGACATGGAAGCCAAACTTTTCTTCAAGTGGTGGAGAATTCTTGCAACCCCGGTTTTGTAACATTGGGGCAGCGATTAGGTAAAGAAACACTGTTCAAATACATTCGCAATTTTGGCTTCGGCAGCAAAACGGGGATCGACATGATTGGTGAGGGCAACGGTATTTTGTTCAAACTACCTCAGGTCGGTCCTGTAGAGCTGGCGACAACCGCTTTTGGTCAAGGGGTGTCTGTTACTCCGATCCAGCAGGTTACGGCTGTATCAGCGGCAATCAATGGCGGTAATCTTTATAAGCCTCACATTACAAAAGGTTGGGTTCAGCCGGGAACCGGAAAAGTGCTGGAAAAAGTAGAGCCAGAACTGGTACGTAGGGTTATTTCAGAGGAAACCTCCCGACAGGTAAGGGAAGCGCTGGAAAGCGTCGTTGCTAAAGGTACAGGTCGTCCTGCTTTTATTGAAGGCTACCGGGTGGGAGGTAAAACGGGGACAGCACAAAAGGTGATTAACGGGCGTTATTCTTCCTCGGAGCATATTGTATCCTTTATTGGTTTTGCACCGGCGGATGATCCGCAAATCGTCGTTTATACCGCTGTCGATAACCCGAAGGGCATTCAATTCGGCGGGGTGGTTGCTGCGCCAATCGTGCAAAATATTTTAAAGGACGCGCTGATTGCCTTGAAAATACCGCCTCGCACCAATCAAATTGCCAAAGAGTACAAGTATGGAGAAAATCCGATCGAAACGGTACCTGATCTGGTAGGTGCTACTGCAGCTGATTTGTACGAAGATATGAATATGAACTTTATGCTCGTGAAATCTGGGTCAGGCAAGACGGTCGTGAGTCAGGCGCCGAAGCCGGGCTCCAGATTGGAGCGGGGATCAACGATCCGTATTTACATGGGGGATTGA
- a CDS encoding penicillin-binding transpeptidase domain-containing protein: MVKRIKLRTLLIGGCITLFFLVLLLKVFWIQVVSGEYWHNLVVNQVERDQVIQPKRGTITDRKGNVLATDAPAYTVVVNPSIIQEYDLENEVVAKLHQLLKTPEDELRGHLSAKDKKGNYLKNREIRNGGWKVDPEIKAQVDTFKEYLKDKYEVIGAVDTVQESKRYYPENKLASHVLGYQRKDGTAGMGLEAYYNKELSGTAGKLLYQRDRKGVPLQGSESVYEPAQNGKNLKLTIDDTIQYYIEDAMQEAIAKYNPKTMTVVAADPQTMDVLGMATYPNFNPNTYGSTPLEYFRNNATQSIYEPGSTFKIVTLAAAVQEKVFNPNESYQSGMIRVGGWDIRDVSRNWGTLTYLQGVKRSSNVGFVHLGLDKLGGERLKKYINNFGFGVKTGIDLPSESTGAITFHTQYKSEVATASYGHGRVQVTPIQQVAAISAIANGGKLMQPHLVKEIINPDTGEVQTIQPKEVRQVITRESAVQTSSYLEQVVSDQEIGTGRLAYIDGYRVAGKTGTATKVVGKVYDHSKDVVSFIGFAPVNDPKIAVLVVMDEPNKSVGGGTAAAPVFKKIVSQSLQYMGVPKTGTKTNKSGAAVVKTVNLPTVPTLTGQVKKDAQNALLKQGIAYETVGKGSKIVRQYPEAGVKMKPGQRIYLLTEDSANMTIPDFTGVSLRDTLQVLTLMKVGVQVSGEGYVVSQKAQMVNGKRIVSVTLQPAKETVTGVKPEEAQDSTNGVAANQTGSATKTEVDTKTDSGTTADAGTDSGDPKGGISAVADEESAAAIKGEDN; this comes from the coding sequence ATGGTCAAAAGAATAAAGCTTCGCACACTGCTAATAGGGGGATGTATTACCCTCTTTTTTCTTGTTCTGCTACTTAAAGTATTTTGGATTCAAGTTGTGAGCGGGGAATACTGGCATAACCTGGTAGTTAATCAAGTGGAAAGAGATCAGGTGATTCAGCCCAAGCGTGGAACCATTACGGACCGTAAAGGAAACGTATTGGCTACGGATGCACCGGCTTATACGGTAGTTGTCAATCCTAGCATCATTCAGGAGTATGATTTGGAGAATGAGGTTGTAGCTAAGCTGCACCAGTTACTCAAAACGCCTGAGGATGAGCTGAGAGGACATCTTTCCGCAAAGGATAAAAAGGGGAACTACTTAAAAAATCGCGAGATTCGTAATGGGGGCTGGAAGGTAGACCCTGAGATCAAGGCACAAGTGGATACGTTCAAAGAGTATTTGAAGGATAAGTATGAAGTAATTGGAGCTGTGGACACCGTTCAAGAATCCAAACGCTATTATCCGGAAAATAAGCTGGCTTCCCATGTTCTTGGCTATCAAAGAAAAGATGGCACAGCAGGTATGGGGTTGGAAGCTTATTATAATAAAGAGCTCTCGGGGACGGCTGGAAAGCTTCTGTATCAGCGGGATCGGAAGGGAGTTCCTCTTCAAGGATCGGAAAGTGTCTATGAGCCGGCACAAAATGGTAAAAATTTAAAGCTGACGATTGACGATACAATTCAGTATTATATAGAGGATGCCATGCAGGAAGCTATTGCAAAATACAACCCTAAAACGATGACTGTAGTAGCTGCTGATCCCCAGACGATGGATGTTCTTGGTATGGCAACTTATCCGAATTTTAATCCCAATACATATGGGAGTACACCCTTGGAATATTTCCGTAATAATGCTACTCAATCTATCTACGAGCCTGGCTCCACGTTTAAGATTGTAACCTTGGCAGCTGCGGTTCAAGAAAAGGTGTTCAATCCAAATGAATCTTACCAATCTGGTATGATTCGGGTCGGAGGCTGGGATATTCGTGATGTAAGCCGCAACTGGGGAACGTTAACCTATCTTCAGGGAGTCAAGCGCTCAAGTAACGTTGGTTTCGTCCATCTGGGTTTGGATAAGTTGGGTGGCGAGAGACTGAAGAAATATATTAATAACTTTGGATTCGGCGTGAAAACGGGCATTGATCTTCCAAGTGAGTCTACCGGAGCTATTACGTTCCATACCCAGTACAAATCCGAGGTCGCAACCGCTTCATATGGACACGGACGTGTTCAGGTGACGCCAATCCAGCAGGTAGCTGCCATCTCGGCAATTGCTAACGGGGGGAAGCTGATGCAGCCTCATCTGGTGAAGGAAATCATCAACCCAGATACAGGCGAAGTTCAGACGATTCAACCGAAGGAAGTACGCCAAGTGATTACTCGGGAATCGGCAGTCCAGACAAGCAGCTATCTAGAGCAGGTCGTATCTGACCAAGAAATTGGTACGGGACGCCTTGCTTATATTGACGGATATCGTGTAGCTGGTAAAACAGGTACGGCGACGAAGGTCGTAGGAAAAGTATATGACCATTCGAAGGATGTCGTGTCCTTTATAGGTTTTGCACCGGTAAATGATCCGAAAATAGCTGTTTTGGTTGTTATGGACGAACCTAACAAATCGGTAGGCGGCGGTACAGCAGCAGCACCTGTATTTAAAAAAATTGTATCCCAATCGTTGCAATATATGGGGGTTCCAAAAACGGGAACTAAAACGAATAAATCAGGTGCCGCTGTTGTAAAAACAGTGAATTTGCCAACGGTACCAACATTAACTGGTCAGGTGAAGAAGGATGCGCAAAATGCATTGCTCAAACAGGGAATTGCCTATGAAACGGTAGGCAAAGGCTCCAAAATTGTTCGCCAGTATCCTGAAGCAGGCGTCAAAATGAAACCCGGACAACGCATTTACTTGCTGACTGAGGATAGTGCCAACATGACTATTCCTGATTTTACAGGTGTTTCGTTGCGTGACACACTTCAAGTTCTGACCCTTATGAAGGTTGGTGTGCAGGTAAGCGGCGAAGGTTATGTTGTCTCTCAAAAGGCGCAAATGGTAAATGGAAAGCGGATCGTCAGCGTGACGCTTCAGCCGGCCAAAGAAACGGTGACCGGAGTGAAACCGGAGGAAGCACAGGACTCGACCAATGGAGTTGCAGCTAACCAGACCGGCAGCGCAACAAAAACGGAGGTCGATACTAAAACCGATTCCGGTACTACTGCTGATGCTGGAACAGACTCGGGAGATCCTAAGGGAGGAATATCTGCTGTTGCAGATGAGGAAAGTGCTGCTGCGATTAAAGGCGAGGATAACTGA